The Myxococcota bacterium DNA segment AAGCTCGAGCTTTCTGCGCTCGACCGCGCGGGCGCGCCGGTCGCGGTCGAGGTCACGGGCGCGCGCGGACTCACCCGCAACGCCGGCGGCTCCTGGACGCTGACCGCGCCGGCCCGCCCCGGCCTCTTGCACCTGCGCGTGGCGAGCGCCGACGCGCAGGACGAGGTCGCGCTGGTGGTGTTCGTGCTCGTGCCGCGCGCGCGCGTCGCGCGCGGGCGGCTCAACGGCTACGAGATCGGCAACTACCCGCCGCCGAGCATCGTGCAGGGCAGCCTCATGACCCCGCCGGCCGGCTTCATCGAGGCGACCGAGGCGAACGCGGACACGCCGGTCTCGCCGCACTTCCGGCTGGGTCAGTTCCTGTGCAAGCAGGACGGCGGCTTCCCGAAGTATCTCCTGCTCGACCCGCTTCTCGTCGCCAAGCTCGAGGCCCTGCTCGACGCGCTGCGCCAGCGCGGCATCGCCGCCGACTCGCTCGAGATCATGAGCGGCTACCGCACGCCCTGGTACAACCGCAAGCTCGGCAACAAGACCTCGTTCAGCCGGCACCTGTGGGGCCAGGCGGCCGACGTGTTCGTCGACCGCGCGCCCCGCGATGGCCGCATGGACGACCTCGACGGGAACGGAGTCAGCGACGCGCGCGACTCCGCCTTCCTGTTCGCGATCGCCGACGAGCTCGACCGCGCGCCGCCCGAGGACTGGCGGGTAGGCGGCGCGAGCTCCTACGACTCGACCGAGTCACACGGTCCGTTCCTGCACGTCGACGTGCGCGGCCGGGCGGCGCGCTGGTGAGTCAGTAGCGCGCCGAGTGCTCCAGGAAGCGCGCAGCAGCCTCCCGGCCTTCACGTGCGCGATGTTGCGCCGCGCCATC contains these protein-coding regions:
- a CDS encoding D-Ala-D-Ala carboxypeptidase family metallohydrolase; the encoded protein is MQVMRRLTVLILLASALAAPAARASASPPDGARFWEPSEARARFALRHGEGSSRLRVALATVLPRGKLELSALDRAGAPVAVEVTGARGLTRNAGGSWTLTAPARPGLLHLRVASADAQDEVALVVFVLVPRARVARGRLNGYEIGNYPPPSIVQGSLMTPPAGFIEATEANADTPVSPHFRLGQFLCKQDGGFPKYLLLDPLLVAKLEALLDALRQRGIAADSLEIMSGYRTPWYNRKLGNKTSFSRHLWGQAADVFVDRAPRDGRMDDLDGNGVSDARDSAFLFAIADELDRAPPEDWRVGGASSYDSTESHGPFLHVDVRGRAARW